TATGGTTCAGTTTTTTCCCGAGTTTTGGGCGGGAGTGGCGCGTTGGAAGGAAAGTCCGAAGCGAGAACTTTTGTCCTGGCTTGGAAGTATGGGACAGGCAATTTATGTATTTCTTTTTTTGTTATGGCCGCTTGTGTTGATACGAATCTACTATTCAGCCTCGAACAATTTAAGTAAAACATTGATACCCGTTCTTTCGTATGGAACCGTTGTGTATTGGGCTCTGTTCTTTATGTGGACTTATTACACCAAAGAATGGTACAAATTTATTGAAGATTATATTATGAGTAAGTAATAAAAACAGGAAAAGTTATGGCAGTCCCCTTTATCGATATCAAAAGATTTGAGCCTGGTTTTTTAGACCAGTGGAATGAAAAAGTAAAAACCATGTCTGCAAATGCGCAGTTCATCGGCGGCGCGGAAGTATCCGAACTGGAAAGCGGTTTATCGCAAACGACAAGTGCAAAATACACCGTTGCATGTGCAAACGGAACGGATGCGTTGCAGATCGCCTTACGTGCAGTAGGTGTAAAGCGAGGCGACAAAGTGATATTGCCTGATTCCACTTTTTGGGCGACTTTCGAATCTGTTGTCAATGTGGGAGCTGATCCTTATACCGTTGATACCAATTCAGGTGATTTGCAAATGGACTTCGATACTTTCAAAGAAGCACTGGACACAGTGAAGCCTAAGGCTGCCATGATAGTTCATCTTTACGGTTGGGGAACTTCCCGTATCGAAGAATATCGTAAACTTTGCAAAGAAAGAAATGTTCCGCTGATTGAAGACGGTGCGCAATGTTTCGGAGTCTTATACAATAACGAATCCATTTATAAAGATGCCTTGATTTCCACGACTTCGTTTTACCCTGCAAAGGTGTTAGGTGCTGCCGGAGACGGAGGAGCTATTTTTACAAATAGCGAAGAACTTTCCGTGATCGCGCGAAGACTTGCCAACCATGGCCGCACTTCTCATTACGAACACGGAGATATCGGTTGGAATTCCAGATTGGATTCTTTGCAAGCTGCATTTCTCAATCTATCTTTGAAACATTTGGGCAAAAGAATAGAGTCCCGTAAACAAGCTGCGGAATTTTATTACAAAACTTTACCGGGCCTTGGGATTGAACCGATCCATCCTCCGAAAGGATATACGGAAAACGGTTATTGCAATGTAACCCTTGTTTCTCCGGAAGAAAGGCCGAAGATCGAAGCTGTTTTAAAAGAAAAAGGAATCGGTTTCGGAAATATTTATCCTGGTGCGATGTCCGATCAACCTGGCGCCAAACCGCATTTGATCCAAAGATTCGGGAAAGACCAAAATGCTAGACGGATCTCCGCTTCCGTTCTAAACTTTCCATTATTCGCATATATGACTGATGCTGAAAAAGATGAAGTCATTTCCGCGATCAAAGAATATAAAAAACGGTAAACATGGAAAAATTTCGAATCGGTGTATTTCTATTTCTTCTTTTGGTATTGGCAGTGTTGACATTTAGCCTTTCCAAAAGTTGGAAAATCTATGAGTCGGGTTACGAAGTGACCGTTGATCCGATTGAAGACAAAGACACCGATCCGGAACCAACCGATGAATTTGATTTGGAAAATGGAAATGGGAAAGTATTCTGGAAACAGTTTTACATTTATCCTGTAGGGCTTGTAACGGAGTCCGGCGGTTACGGCCCTGACGGAACGATGGCTCATGCGCGTAACCTATATTCGGTGAATTTAAAGACCGGTGCTGTGAAAAAGTTTTTTCCACGCAATGTATACGTATGGGATTATTTTTTGGGAGAGTTTTCCAAACAAATCATTTCGAACAATATTGATGAACCTAAATTGGATTCGCTCAGCCTGGACAAAAGACTTCTTGTCTTTGCCGCAACGGAAGACACAAACAAAGACGGAGTTTTGAATCATAAGGATGCAAAAAGACTGTATCTTTATGATCCCGATAAAGAAGAGTTAAACGATATACTGCCTCAAGGTTATGTATTCAGAAAATTGATTTACAATACCGCGAAAAATACAATTTCTTCCATCATTAAAAAAATCCCACCCGTTGCGTCTGAAAAGGCAAAAGGAAAAAAGCCTGAGCCGGAAATTCCTCAGGAAATTTTTTCTTATGATGTGATTACTGCAAAAGGTGTTTTAGCAAAACAGTTTGAATAGCATAAGGCACCATTCGCAGTCTATACTACTTGGCAATATAGTTACTACTGAATCGGAATCCAAATTTCTTCTTCGGAATTCGGATCGTTTGTTTTGTATTTATCACCTAAAATTTCGAAATGCGGTCTATGATCCAAGCGGAAGCCCGACTTAGGCAACCAATCGGAAAAGACATATCGAAAGAATTCGTTAGCCTCTGCCGAAGAACCTTTATATGAAAATACCGCATATTTGCCTTCCGGTATGGTGAGCGTAACCATGTCGGTTGGAATGATCTCAAAATCAAAAACCTCAACAGCCGCCCATTTACAAAAATTAAGATGCGGATCAAAGTTTCCCTTCGCAAATGAGGGATCGTAGATTTGTAAGGAGAAAAGATCTTTGCCGACTCTGTTTCCTATTTCAGAATATCTCGGCATAAAGTTTTTCCACAACTCACCGGTTTTATTTTCTGCAAAGGACATTTCCGTCTTGAGACCGACTAATTTTTTTTCTTTTAAAAGTTTGATTTCAGGTAACATTTGAATTTTAAGTAAAGGTTGTATTTTGGTATCCCCGCCCTGATTTGGGTGGGGAACTACACCCGCCACCCAATGAGTTCCTTCTATCATATCGCCTTCGGTTTGTAAAGCGAAGACGTCATTTCTTG
The nucleotide sequence above comes from Leptospira kobayashii. Encoded proteins:
- a CDS encoding DegT/DnrJ/EryC1/StrS family aminotransferase, translating into MAVPFIDIKRFEPGFLDQWNEKVKTMSANAQFIGGAEVSELESGLSQTTSAKYTVACANGTDALQIALRAVGVKRGDKVILPDSTFWATFESVVNVGADPYTVDTNSGDLQMDFDTFKEALDTVKPKAAMIVHLYGWGTSRIEEYRKLCKERNVPLIEDGAQCFGVLYNNESIYKDALISTTSFYPAKVLGAAGDGGAIFTNSEELSVIARRLANHGRTSHYEHGDIGWNSRLDSLQAAFLNLSLKHLGKRIESRKQAAEFYYKTLPGLGIEPIHPPKGYTENGYCNVTLVSPEERPKIEAVLKEKGIGFGNIYPGAMSDQPGAKPHLIQRFGKDQNARRISASVLNFPLFAYMTDAEKDEVISAIKEYKKR
- a CDS encoding GyrI-like domain-containing protein, with amino-acid sequence MIEGTHWVAGVVPHPNQGGDTKIQPLLKIQMLPEIKLLKEKKLVGLKTEMSFAENKTGELWKNFMPRYSEIGNRVGKDLFSLQIYDPSFAKGNFDPHLNFCKWAAVEVFDFEIIPTDMVTLTIPEGKYAVFSYKGSSAEANEFFRYVFSDWLPKSGFRLDHRPHFEILGDKYKTNDPNSEEEIWIPIQ